The proteins below come from a single uncultured Carboxylicivirga sp. genomic window:
- a CDS encoding PKD domain-containing protein: MKLLSTNILFFLIIAMSLSAQNVQIKKLAISSQYSSEISPFIKDSVLYYSSNRPVSFFKRYYDENRQLLYHIFSAHLNTDSTFSKPQRFEKDLLSPFNTGSITFSTNGDQMFIAQNHYDTYKRSNKSKSGNLMGIYLSETSNRGWGRKISLPFNSRRNYNTAQPSISPDGHFLFFISDMENGFGKTDIYFSENINGEWGPATNLGDMVNTSGSELFPYYHPSGRLYFASNGHNTKGGIDLFYTTLADDGWTSPQPLNEINTDANEFSCYISDDGQWGIFSSDREGVDNLYRFDLSYPDFESCEIQKEDNYCYEFFDDVTLESGEQHGPYRYQWTFNNVDKAIGDTVIHCFSAPGEYNVRLSMIDTSIDEEVFALSEYNMEVNRIEQIYISVQDTIKTNQVTTFDVSDSNLGDFSPKEFYWDMGDGTLLKGETIQHIFRTKGQYLVQCGAISTKHPQLKMCSVKQIIVSD, translated from the coding sequence ATGAAATTACTTTCAACCAACATACTTTTCTTCTTAATAATTGCAATGAGTCTTTCTGCACAAAATGTGCAAATAAAAAAACTTGCAATTAGTTCTCAATACTCAAGCGAAATATCACCGTTTATAAAAGATTCTGTACTTTACTATAGTAGCAATAGGCCTGTAAGTTTTTTTAAACGTTACTACGACGAAAACAGACAATTACTTTATCATATATTCAGTGCACATTTAAATACTGATTCGACCTTTTCTAAACCTCAACGCTTCGAAAAAGATTTATTATCTCCATTTAATACTGGTTCTATCACTTTTTCGACCAATGGAGATCAGATGTTTATTGCTCAAAACCATTACGACACTTATAAACGAAGTAATAAAAGTAAATCGGGCAATTTAATGGGTATCTACCTATCGGAAACCAGCAATAGAGGCTGGGGCCGCAAAATAAGCTTACCTTTTAACTCTCGTCGAAATTATAATACAGCCCAACCCAGCATAAGTCCTGATGGACATTTTCTGTTCTTCATTTCCGATATGGAAAATGGCTTTGGGAAAACAGACATATATTTTTCGGAAAACATAAATGGAGAGTGGGGCCCAGCCACAAACCTTGGCGATATGGTCAATACCTCTGGTTCTGAATTATTCCCATATTATCATCCTAGTGGAAGACTCTATTTTGCTTCCAACGGACACAATACAAAAGGAGGTATCGACCTCTTTTACACAACTCTTGCCGATGACGGTTGGACAAGTCCACAACCATTAAATGAGATCAATACAGATGCTAACGAGTTTAGCTGTTACATTAGTGACGATGGGCAGTGGGGAATATTTTCATCAGATAGGGAGGGTGTCGATAATCTTTATCGATTTGATTTATCTTATCCTGACTTCGAATCCTGCGAAATTCAAAAAGAAGATAATTACTGCTACGAATTTTTCGATGATGTTACTCTAGAATCTGGTGAGCAACATGGTCCATACCGCTATCAATGGACTTTCAACAATGTAGATAAAGCTATTGGAGACACTGTAATTCATTGTTTCTCAGCACCAGGAGAATACAATGTACGCCTCAGTATGATAGACACTTCTATCGATGAAGAAGTATTTGCCCTCTCTGAATATAATATGGAGGTTAATCGTATTGAGCAAATTTACATATCAGTACAAGATACTATTAAAACAAATCAAGTTACTACCTTTGATGTTTCGGACTCGAATCTTGGAGATTTCAGTCCTAAAGAATTTTATTGGGATATGGGAGACGGAACTTTGTTAAAAGGTGAAACAATTCAGCATATTTTTCGAACAAAAGGTCAATACCTGGTGCAATGTGGAGCTATTTCAACCAAGCATCCTCAATTAAAAATGTGTTCAGTTAAACAAATTATTGTAAGCGATTAA
- a CDS encoding two-component regulator propeller domain-containing protein codes for MTKINSSTHYILAFITISLFSHCLLGQSFDFKTYNSEVGLPQNYVYSLKQGHKGYLWIATGEGLVRYDGFEFKTYTQEDSLADNFVNTLYINKHGQLWCGHKNGNLSYFSDGSFHAIAMNETNQKINDIREDQNNTIWAIEQRKGLIRIDKNYNVSTFFGRKKYKIRNYYSLAVISDKRFLIGTSDGLFQIKFSDNDYNNVEVTKIPGIPRTRINTIVQSKRREGDYWIGTEDYGFYQYKTSSNEAEHITDNRLCLAFNIDKETINDIYEDSDGHLLLATKQNGVIKLFYDSSKDIYTGSMNFSTVNGLGVNYITQILSDREGNYWFGTYGGGVANLVNQFFVFYNLEEIGFKNQKVQSVLKTGHQLWLGLDNGLIKHDPMCFTDFEYYDPALGVPRDKITQLYEDNDKSIWVATANNGLYYRPSANLKFQSYHYTNSQSGKKINDLLGIDSLLYLATSEGLYIINTFNHTQKFYDMGDGLSHNTINFVYKDKNGIIWVGTKDNGICSITEDKIERHKIMQAAVNVVDMTEDKNGNKWLATKNKGVICYSVDSIKTISVKDGLKKNYCHSIECDSQNRLWICHHSGLSCIDLNTHKIRIFDHQASMNEEFNQVKKTADGNLWFASSNGAVNYNPLLDIKNNVAPILNLTKLTVDEESYPTDSSLSLPYPDGGSYNLRIDFRAISFSNPQGVTYEFKIDGVGDKNKEKPWTKLGDINFKEIDYLGRGEHKIRIRAYNADGIGTGTPLTVNVAIANQWWYNWWILTLAILFIIYFVYLIIKFRERKLQRQKQILQREVDSQTVVLREQKEEIERKNRDITDSINYAKKIQSSILPPKNELMEVLPESFIYFAPRDIVSGDFYWFNRNGDNLIICCADCTGHGVPGAFMSMIGTTILNDIFRLPEISSPADVLEKLDAEIKKLLQKSDEAQSKDGMDISVVEVHIPSRRVRLASAKRPVYLIINNEMTIYKGNRRSIGDSYQDGELNAFVNIEYNCSKGDQIYLFSDGYPDQFGGPLGKKFMKVGVRNLIEEIHELPSDKQFATVKTNFEKWKGDLEQIDDVLFMGIKL; via the coding sequence ATGACTAAGATAAACTCATCAACACATTATATATTAGCTTTTATTACAATAAGCTTATTTTCCCATTGCTTGTTGGGGCAATCTTTTGATTTTAAAACATACAATAGTGAAGTTGGATTACCTCAAAACTATGTATACAGCTTAAAGCAAGGACATAAAGGATACCTGTGGATTGCAACTGGCGAGGGATTAGTACGTTACGATGGTTTTGAGTTTAAAACATATACGCAAGAAGATTCTTTAGCAGATAACTTCGTTAACACTTTATATATCAACAAACATGGTCAATTGTGGTGCGGACATAAAAACGGAAACTTATCCTATTTTAGTGATGGTTCTTTCCATGCAATTGCAATGAATGAAACCAACCAAAAAATAAATGATATACGCGAAGATCAAAACAACACAATATGGGCCATTGAACAACGCAAAGGGTTAATTAGAATAGATAAGAATTATAATGTATCTACTTTCTTTGGGCGAAAAAAATATAAAATACGAAATTATTACTCTTTAGCTGTTATCTCTGACAAACGCTTTTTGATTGGTACAAGTGATGGTTTGTTCCAAATAAAGTTTTCTGATAATGACTACAATAATGTTGAAGTAACTAAAATTCCGGGTATTCCACGAACTCGCATTAATACAATTGTTCAAAGTAAAAGAAGAGAAGGTGATTACTGGATTGGTACAGAAGACTATGGTTTCTATCAATATAAAACCAGTTCAAACGAAGCTGAGCATATTACCGATAACAGATTATGTCTGGCATTCAATATCGATAAAGAAACTATCAACGACATTTATGAAGACTCAGATGGACATTTACTTCTGGCAACTAAGCAAAATGGAGTAATCAAACTATTTTACGATTCTTCAAAAGACATATACACCGGTTCAATGAACTTTTCAACGGTTAATGGATTGGGTGTAAATTACATTACTCAAATACTTAGTGATAGAGAGGGTAACTATTGGTTTGGAACCTATGGAGGCGGAGTTGCAAATTTAGTAAATCAATTCTTTGTTTTTTATAACTTAGAGGAAATAGGTTTTAAAAATCAAAAGGTTCAATCCGTCTTAAAAACTGGACACCAGCTATGGTTAGGTTTAGATAATGGTTTGATCAAACATGATCCAATGTGTTTTACTGACTTTGAGTATTATGATCCTGCTTTGGGTGTTCCTCGTGATAAAATTACACAATTATACGAAGATAATGACAAAAGTATATGGGTTGCAACGGCCAACAATGGTTTATATTACCGTCCTTCAGCAAATTTAAAATTTCAATCATACCATTACACAAATTCACAATCGGGAAAAAAAATTAATGACTTATTGGGCATCGATTCACTATTGTATTTAGCAACAAGTGAAGGATTATATATCATCAATACATTTAATCACACCCAAAAGTTTTACGACATGGGCGATGGCCTATCGCACAACACTATTAATTTTGTTTATAAAGATAAGAATGGAATTATATGGGTTGGAACAAAAGACAACGGTATATGTAGTATTACTGAAGATAAAATAGAAAGACATAAGATAATGCAAGCCGCAGTTAATGTGGTAGATATGACTGAAGATAAAAATGGTAACAAATGGCTGGCAACAAAAAATAAAGGTGTTATTTGTTACTCTGTTGATAGTATAAAAACAATTTCAGTTAAAGACGGATTAAAGAAAAACTATTGTCATAGTATTGAATGCGATAGCCAAAACAGATTATGGATTTGCCACCATTCAGGACTAAGCTGCATTGATTTAAATACCCATAAAATAAGGATTTTTGACCATCAAGCTTCGATGAATGAAGAATTCAACCAAGTGAAAAAAACTGCTGATGGAAATCTATGGTTTGCATCAAGTAACGGTGCTGTTAACTATAATCCATTGCTTGATATTAAAAACAATGTAGCTCCAATTTTAAATCTTACAAAACTAACTGTTGATGAAGAAAGCTACCCAACCGATAGCTCTCTATCCCTTCCTTATCCAGATGGTGGATCATATAATCTGAGAATTGATTTTAGAGCTATAAGTTTTTCAAATCCTCAAGGTGTTACTTATGAATTTAAGATTGATGGTGTTGGTGATAAAAACAAAGAAAAACCATGGACCAAACTTGGAGACATCAATTTTAAAGAAATTGACTATCTAGGAAGAGGAGAACATAAAATTAGAATTAGAGCATATAATGCTGATGGAATAGGAACAGGCACGCCATTAACAGTAAATGTAGCTATTGCTAACCAATGGTGGTATAATTGGTGGATCCTAACTCTGGCCATTCTATTTATAATTTATTTTGTCTACTTAATTATCAAATTTAGAGAACGTAAGCTACAGCGACAAAAACAGATTCTACAAAGAGAAGTTGATTCTCAAACAGTTGTATTAAGAGAGCAAAAAGAAGAGATTGAGCGTAAAAACAGAGACATTACTGACAGTATTAACTATGCAAAAAAAATACAGTCATCTATTTTACCTCCCAAAAATGAATTAATGGAAGTACTACCAGAATCGTTCATTTATTTTGCTCCTCGCGACATAGTAAGTGGTGATTTTTACTGGTTTAATCGAAATGGTGACAATCTAATAATATGCTGTGCTGATTGCACCGGACACGGAGTTCCGGGGGCCTTTATGTCGATGATTGGAACTACCATCTTAAATGATATTTTCAGACTTCCTGAAATTAGCTCTCCAGCGGATGTATTGGAAAAACTTGATGCCGAAATTAAAAAACTTCTTCAAAAAAGTGATGAAGCACAAAGCAAAGATGGAATGGATATCTCAGTAGTTGAAGTCCATATTCCAAGTAGAAGAGTGCGCCTTGCTTCTGCCAAACGCCCGGTGTATTTAATTATTAATAATGAAATGACAATTTACAAGGGGAACCGACGAAGTATTGGAGATAGTTATCAAGATGGAGAATTGAATGCCTTTGTGAATATTGAATATAATTGCTCAAAAGGTGATCAAATTTATTTGTTCTCTGATGGCTACCCAGATCAGTTTGGTGGACCTTTAGGCAAGAAATTCATGAAGGTTGGAGTGCGTAACCTAATTGAAGAGATTCATGAATTGCCATCTGATAAGCAGTTCGCAACAGTAAAAACAAACTTTGAAAAGTGGAAAGGAGATTTAGAACAAATTGACGATGTACTTTTTATGGGGATAAAATTATAA